From Paenibacillus polymyxa, the proteins below share one genomic window:
- a CDS encoding exonuclease SbcCD subunit D: MRILHTGDWHLGRTLEGRSRLKEQEAFLEELVKMADDQQADLIMMAGDVYDSVNPSAAAEQLFYEASARLTAGGRPLVVIAGNHDQPERVSSVTPLVSGRGITLLGLPHGEAVRVHTPRTGEMACIAALPYPSESRLNELLSEDGDETILREAYSRRVGMLMSQLGTAFRPDTVNLSMSHIYVLGGLESDSERPIQVGGAYTVDPSALSIGAQYTALGHLHRPQYVKGDGLMRYSGSPLAYSFSEAGQAKSVTLIDVIAGKPAQVEELYITSGRPLVRWRARGGLEEVYRWLDEGLDADAFIDLEITLDEAMSMGDIQRLRKSREGIIHIRPVYPEMAAAQLEQQRSELPVHELFRAFYQRQTGGAQPDEGLVQLFLELVEQDDARDHAEEDEV, translated from the coding sequence ATGCGGATTTTGCATACAGGTGATTGGCATTTGGGTCGCACATTGGAAGGTCGAAGCCGTCTGAAGGAGCAGGAGGCGTTTTTGGAAGAATTGGTGAAAATGGCTGACGACCAGCAGGCTGATTTGATTATGATGGCTGGGGATGTGTACGACTCAGTCAATCCTTCGGCCGCCGCAGAGCAATTGTTTTATGAAGCATCTGCTCGTCTTACGGCTGGAGGAAGACCGCTAGTCGTCATTGCCGGCAATCATGATCAGCCGGAAAGAGTATCCTCGGTCACCCCGCTGGTGAGCGGGCGTGGAATTACATTGCTGGGACTGCCTCACGGGGAAGCAGTGCGTGTCCATACACCGCGAACGGGCGAAATGGCATGTATTGCGGCCTTGCCATATCCGTCTGAGTCTCGTCTGAATGAGCTATTGTCTGAAGACGGGGATGAAACCATATTACGCGAGGCATATAGCCGTCGTGTAGGGATGCTGATGTCACAGCTGGGTACAGCGTTTCGGCCCGATACTGTTAATTTGTCGATGAGCCATATATATGTGCTTGGCGGGCTGGAGTCGGATTCGGAACGTCCGATTCAGGTCGGGGGAGCCTATACCGTAGATCCGTCTGCTTTGAGCATTGGAGCGCAGTATACGGCTCTAGGGCATTTGCATCGTCCCCAATATGTGAAGGGCGATGGACTGATGCGTTATAGTGGTTCTCCGCTGGCTTATAGCTTTTCCGAAGCTGGACAAGCCAAATCAGTTACGTTAATTGACGTGATTGCCGGCAAGCCAGCACAGGTTGAGGAACTGTATATTACCAGTGGACGCCCATTAGTGAGGTGGCGAGCACGGGGAGGTCTGGAGGAAGTATATCGCTGGCTGGATGAAGGATTGGATGCTGATGCCTTTATTGACCTGGAAATTACGCTGGATGAAGCGATGTCAATGGGAGATATTCAACGGTTGCGCAAAAGCCGTGAAGGCATCATTCATATTCGCCCCGTGTACCCAGAAATGGCTGCGGCACAGTTGGAACAGCAACGTTCAGAACTGCCGGTTCATGAGCTGTTCCGGGCGTTTTACCAACGACAGACGGGCGGAGCACAGCCGGATGAAGGATTAGTACAGTTGTTTCTAGAATTGGTAGAACAGGATGATGCAAGAGACCACGCTGAGGAGGATGAGGTATGA
- a CDS encoding AAA family ATPase, which translates to MKPILLKLAGLQSYRESQEIRFDDLTETGLFGIFGPTGSGKSTLLDAITLAMYGKVERAVNGTQGIMNHAEDTLSVAFTFELMSAQGPRRYRVERRFKRAGGVSVNNTLSRFIAYTEDGEEVLADKVQDVTRCVEEYIGLKMDDFTRAVVLPQGKFAEFLSLKGSERRQMLQRLFHLEKYGDQLAQKLSRRVKDNDIALKSLEAEQQGLGDASAEALELVKLRLQEAMDHAEASRRELERVSREAEVLNKTRELVIELSQRVNELEDMARQEPGIALLERKLRQASAAEALLPALTDWKEAVAEAEKRQKNAEQMAVLATSAAKAALVSVQADEQARQALSAEEPKLLLRIDQLEQALQLERDTEVLRTEQERLAAELAHSEQTLAEHAAGLAKEQELQTRGLKRQQELQQELKQNEVRADERRMLQEAVQRLQQLETAHEQWREAEQEYLAQEKRLTLADERLKLMEQETQETEARRSVLAAQVAEGIEALLALDAEITADVSALVTEEEQLRHELRAEELARLAQHLAAELREGEPCAVCGSLHHPAPAAVAAHGADSAAPDELHRLRLGLQELRLTLRQQLHEQRSLLTQPAAADSGAAATGEPFTPAAAVPRGVAVWAERCAALERTAAELAARAHTLPAEAQALREADAAGQQRRIRAAAEQEAAVAALAQARSKREACTTRSEGLRAEWAAQLPDVGPDQAAERYRAMQERDRRAEELRSRLETSVTFLEEKAARVQQIQQSIIEEDKIIIARRTGLQSKDDLLREKQEQLRKWVGEGQAASLLEEATSRLLGLKNGAEAAARRRTEAEERKQQAVHASLIARQASDSAEERRQTASSRWGIRLEASSFATEAEVLECCLGPEEATRYEREVNLHREREKELSSRLKHVEEQLNGATITEEQWETTTARLRDCRARDEEALQNRAKAERDLEDLQRRHVRWMELESNRLHLRSEAEKMSKLQSVFRGNAFVEYIAEEQLMQVSQSASRRLRFLTKQRYALEVDSSGGFVISDDANGGVKRPVSTLSGGETFLTSLSLALALSAQIQLRGQYPLQFFFLDEGFGTLDPELLDTVITSLEKLHHDQLSVGVISHVPELRARLPRKLVVLPAEQAGGGSRVVMETF; encoded by the coding sequence ATGAAGCCGATCCTTCTGAAACTGGCGGGATTGCAAAGCTACCGGGAGTCCCAGGAAATTCGCTTTGACGATTTGACCGAAACGGGGCTGTTCGGAATTTTTGGTCCAACGGGTAGTGGTAAATCAACATTGCTGGATGCTATTACGTTGGCCATGTACGGTAAAGTGGAGCGGGCGGTGAATGGTACACAAGGCATCATGAATCATGCCGAGGATACGCTGTCTGTAGCATTTACATTTGAATTAATGTCAGCTCAAGGACCTCGCCGTTACCGTGTAGAACGACGTTTCAAACGTGCAGGAGGCGTATCGGTTAATAATACGCTTAGCCGTTTTATTGCATATACAGAAGACGGCGAGGAAGTACTTGCTGACAAAGTACAGGATGTGACGCGCTGTGTGGAGGAGTACATCGGCCTGAAAATGGACGATTTTACGCGCGCTGTCGTATTACCGCAGGGGAAGTTTGCGGAATTTTTATCCTTAAAGGGCAGTGAACGTAGACAGATGCTTCAGCGTTTGTTCCATCTGGAGAAGTACGGAGATCAACTTGCTCAGAAGCTGAGCCGTCGTGTGAAGGATAACGACATCGCCTTGAAGTCGTTGGAAGCGGAGCAGCAAGGGCTGGGGGATGCGAGTGCTGAAGCGCTTGAGCTTGTAAAGCTGCGCCTCCAAGAAGCGATGGACCATGCAGAGGCCTCGCGCCGCGAGCTAGAGCGTGTTTCACGGGAAGCGGAGGTGCTGAACAAAACACGGGAACTGGTCATCGAGCTTAGCCAAAGAGTGAATGAGTTGGAGGATATGGCAAGACAGGAACCAGGCATTGCTTTGCTGGAGCGCAAGCTGCGACAAGCATCTGCAGCGGAGGCGTTGTTGCCTGCACTGACAGATTGGAAGGAAGCCGTTGCCGAAGCAGAAAAACGGCAAAAGAATGCTGAACAAATGGCAGTCCTGGCTACCTCCGCAGCGAAGGCGGCGCTTGTATCTGTGCAAGCAGATGAGCAGGCGCGGCAAGCACTCAGTGCTGAAGAACCGAAGCTATTGCTTCGGATTGACCAATTGGAGCAGGCGCTTCAACTGGAACGTGATACGGAGGTGCTGCGGACCGAACAAGAACGTTTGGCGGCCGAACTGGCGCATAGCGAACAAACCCTTGCAGAGCATGCCGCAGGTCTCGCAAAGGAACAAGAGTTACAGACACGAGGTTTAAAGCGGCAGCAGGAGCTTCAGCAGGAGTTGAAGCAAAATGAAGTGCGGGCAGATGAGCGGCGTATGCTGCAAGAGGCTGTGCAGCGGCTACAACAGCTGGAGACAGCGCATGAGCAATGGCGTGAAGCTGAACAGGAGTATTTAGCTCAGGAGAAACGGCTTACACTAGCAGACGAACGTCTAAAGCTAATGGAGCAGGAGACACAGGAGACGGAGGCACGGCGTTCTGTCCTTGCTGCACAGGTGGCTGAAGGCATTGAGGCGTTGCTGGCGCTGGATGCGGAAATTACAGCCGATGTGTCGGCACTGGTTACCGAGGAGGAGCAGCTGCGTCACGAGCTCCGTGCCGAGGAGCTAGCGCGTCTCGCACAGCACCTCGCTGCCGAGCTGCGCGAAGGAGAGCCATGCGCAGTGTGTGGCTCTCTGCATCACCCCGCGCCTGCCGCTGTTGCGGCCCATGGCGCGGATTCCGCTGCGCCGGATGAGCTGCACCGCCTGCGGCTCGGCTTACAGGAGCTGCGTCTCACACTGCGCCAGCAGTTGCACGAGCAGCGCAGCCTGCTGACGCAGCCCGCCGCCGCAGACAGCGGCGCTGCCGCCACGGGCGAGCCTTTTACGCCTGCGGCTGCTGTGCCTCGTGGTGTCGCCGTATGGGCGGAGCGCTGTGCAGCGCTGGAGCGTACAGCGGCTGAGCTGGCAGCGCGTGCGCATACGCTGCCTGCCGAGGCACAGGCACTGCGTGAGGCGGACGCCGCCGGACAGCAGCGGCGTATCCGTGCAGCCGCCGAGCAGGAAGCGGCGGTTGCAGCCCTGGCGCAGGCGCGGAGCAAGCGCGAGGCATGTACCACGCGCAGCGAGGGGCTGCGCGCCGAATGGGCAGCGCAGCTGCCGGATGTCGGCCCCGACCAAGCTGCGGAGCGTTATCGCGCCATGCAGGAGCGCGACCGGCGTGCGGAGGAGCTGCGATCCCGCCTGGAGACGAGCGTGACCTTCCTCGAAGAAAAGGCAGCGCGTGTACAGCAGATACAGCAAAGCATCATCGAGGAGGACAAAATCATTATTGCCCGTCGTACAGGGCTGCAAAGTAAAGATGATTTGCTGCGTGAAAAGCAAGAACAGCTCCGAAAGTGGGTTGGAGAAGGCCAAGCAGCCTCATTGCTGGAAGAAGCGACCTCACGCTTGTTGGGACTGAAAAACGGAGCCGAAGCCGCTGCACGCCGCCGTACCGAAGCGGAAGAACGCAAGCAGCAGGCTGTTCATGCTTCACTGATAGCGCGGCAGGCCTCCGACTCGGCAGAAGAAAGACGGCAGACAGCATCATCCCGTTGGGGCATCCGTCTGGAAGCTTCCTCTTTTGCTACGGAAGCAGAGGTCTTGGAATGCTGCTTGGGACCGGAAGAAGCCACACGCTATGAGCGTGAAGTGAATTTGCACCGAGAACGGGAGAAGGAGCTGTCTTCCCGCTTAAAACATGTCGAAGAGCAGTTGAATGGAGCAACAATAACAGAGGAACAGTGGGAAACGACCACTGCGAGGCTGCGTGATTGCCGTGCACGCGACGAAGAGGCGCTTCAGAATCGCGCCAAGGCCGAACGTGATTTAGAGGACTTGCAGCGTCGGCACGTCCGCTGGATGGAGCTGGAGTCCAATCGTTTACATCTGCGTAGCGAGGCGGAAAAAATGTCCAAGCTCCAGTCTGTTTTTCGAGGCAATGCCTTCGTTGAATATATTGCCGAAGAGCAGCTCATGCAGGTCAGCCAATCCGCTTCACGCCGCCTGCGTTTTCTGACTAAGCAGCGTTATGCGCTAGAAGTAGATTCCAGCGGTGGTTTTGTCATTAGTGATGATGCCAACGGTGGGGTCAAACGTCCGGTATCGACCTTGTCCGGCGGCGAAACGTTCCTGACCTCTTTGTCGCTTGCGCTTGCGCTGTCGGCTCAAATTCAATTGCGGGGCCAATACCCTCTACAATTTTTCTTTCTGGATGAAGGATTTGGAACGTTGGACCCCGAACTGCTTGACACAGTAATTACCTCGCTAGAAAAGCTGCATCACGATCAATTATCTGTTGGTGTGATTAGCCATGTGCCTGAATTGCGGGCCCGGCTCCCACGCAAGCTGGTTGTTCTTCCCGCAGAGCAGGCTGGTGGAGGCTCTCGTGTAGTTATGGAAACATTTTGA
- a CDS encoding PLP-dependent aminotransferase family protein: MKKYVSVLLDIELKIREGQYRSGYKLPSVRDASELYKCSKSTILRAYAELERKHAIYSIPQSGYYVVENPSDVHHSHISDYVDFASASPDLNVFPYLDFQHCLNQAIDTYKYHLFTYGDSQGLETLRHTLVSHLADTQVFAKTDRIIVTSGVQQALEILAKMPFPNGKEKILVEQPSYDIYLRFLEEESIPVNAIARTAEGLDFYELENQFKQGNIKFFYTMSRHHNPLGISYNTEERKTIAALAAKYDVYIVEDDYMADLGVDHLVDPIYAYDQTEHTIYLKSFSKIIFPGLRLGVAVLPENLLKTFSTYKRYVDTSILSQAALDIYIKNGMYERHKHTISKLYSERIRILNKAVERYNQSGYIQTPAATSGVYTQFKLPRTVNLERLVHNLNARSIQVVAGKGFYLSSYREQEKFLRISISRAQPDLIDKGVKSIIEEVSKGNWY; encoded by the coding sequence GTGAAAAAATATGTTTCGGTTTTATTAGATATAGAGCTTAAAATTCGCGAAGGACAATATAGATCTGGTTACAAGCTACCATCGGTCCGTGATGCTTCGGAGCTATACAAGTGCAGCAAAAGCACAATTCTGCGAGCCTATGCTGAACTTGAAAGGAAGCATGCCATTTATTCCATACCGCAAAGCGGATACTATGTAGTGGAAAACCCCAGTGACGTACACCATAGCCATATTTCCGACTACGTTGATTTTGCTTCAGCATCCCCAGATTTGAATGTATTTCCATATCTAGATTTTCAGCATTGTCTAAATCAGGCTATTGACACTTACAAATATCATCTGTTCACATATGGGGATTCGCAAGGATTGGAAACATTGCGGCATACGCTCGTCTCTCATTTGGCTGATACTCAGGTGTTTGCAAAAACAGATCGGATTATCGTTACTTCAGGTGTTCAACAAGCATTAGAAATACTCGCGAAAATGCCGTTTCCCAATGGCAAAGAAAAGATTTTGGTCGAGCAGCCCAGCTACGATATTTATTTGCGTTTTTTGGAGGAAGAGAGCATACCCGTCAATGCGATTGCGCGGACAGCGGAAGGTCTGGATTTTTATGAGTTGGAGAACCAATTTAAGCAGGGTAACATCAAATTTTTTTATACCATGTCAAGGCATCATAATCCTCTTGGTATCTCATATAACACGGAAGAACGAAAAACGATAGCTGCCTTGGCTGCCAAATATGATGTGTACATCGTAGAAGATGACTATATGGCTGATTTGGGAGTTGATCATCTTGTTGATCCCATTTATGCATACGATCAGACAGAGCACACTATTTACTTGAAAAGCTTCTCAAAAATCATTTTCCCTGGCTTGCGATTAGGGGTTGCGGTACTGCCAGAAAACTTATTAAAGACGTTCAGTACCTATAAAAGATATGTTGACACATCCATTTTGTCTCAGGCAGCACTTGATATCTATATTAAAAATGGAATGTATGAACGGCATAAACACACGATATCCAAACTATATTCGGAGCGTATTCGTATTCTGAACAAGGCGGTGGAACGATACAATCAGTCCGGGTACATTCAAACTCCAGCTGCAACCTCAGGTGTTTATACGCAGTTTAAGCTGCCGAGGACGGTGAATTTGGAACGTTTGGTACACAATCTTAACGCAAGAAGCATCCAAGTTGTAGCTGGCAAAGGCTTTTATTTATCAAGCTACAGGGAACAAGAAAAATTTTTGCGTATAAGTATTTCGCGTGCACAGCCGGATCTAATTGATAAAGGAGTTAAATCTATAATAGAGGAAGTTAGTAAGGGAAACTGGTATTAA
- a CDS encoding histidine triad nucleotide-binding protein: MDDLFLKIVDGSIPSKKVLETDNVLAFHDIQPAAPVHVLIIPKKYIPSMNAVTEEDLPLIAEIHRVAVEVAKKLGIAESGYRLINNCGPDSGQAVGHLHYHLLGGAKLGALTGISDSHS, encoded by the coding sequence ATGGACGATCTGTTTTTGAAAATTGTGGATGGAAGCATCCCCAGCAAAAAGGTGTTGGAAACCGACAATGTGCTCGCATTTCATGACATCCAGCCTGCGGCGCCAGTACACGTGCTCATTATTCCAAAAAAATACATTCCTTCAATGAATGCTGTAACGGAGGAGGATCTTCCTCTTATCGCGGAGATTCATCGTGTTGCGGTTGAGGTTGCGAAAAAGTTGGGAATCGCTGAGTCAGGTTATCGGTTAATTAACAACTGTGGACCGGATAGTGGACAAGCGGTAGGCCATCTTCATTATCACTTGCTGGGCGGCGCCAAATTAGGTGCCCTGACAGGTATTTCGGACTCGCATTCTTAA
- the rpsU gene encoding 30S ribosomal protein S21, which produces MSETKVRKNETIDAALRRFKRSIAKDGVLAEVKKRKHYEKPSVKRKKKSEAARKRKF; this is translated from the coding sequence GTGTCTGAAACTAAAGTTCGCAAAAACGAGACAATTGATGCTGCACTTCGTCGCTTTAAACGCTCCATTGCTAAGGATGGCGTATTGGCTGAGGTGAAGAAACGCAAGCATTATGAAAAGCCAAGCGTAAAGCGCAAGAAAAAGTCCGAGGCTGCTCGTAAGAGAAAGTTCTAG
- a CDS encoding GatB/YqeY domain-containing protein: protein MNLSERLNEDMKQAMKSKDKFKLSTIRMVRSTIKNLEIDLKRNLDDNEVLDILSREIKQRKDALHEFEKAGRDELATSTKAEIEIIAQYLPEQLSEEEIKVIVQQTIQETGASSKAEMGKVMTALMPKVKGRADGKLVNQAVQQFLQ, encoded by the coding sequence ATGAATTTGAGCGAACGATTGAACGAAGATATGAAGCAAGCAATGAAGAGTAAGGACAAGTTCAAACTCTCCACCATTCGAATGGTTCGTTCTACGATTAAAAATCTTGAAATAGATTTGAAACGGAATTTGGACGACAACGAAGTGCTTGATATTCTGAGTCGTGAGATCAAACAGCGAAAAGATGCCCTCCATGAGTTTGAAAAAGCCGGTCGTGATGAACTTGCGACAAGCACTAAAGCAGAAATAGAGATCATCGCTCAGTACCTTCCTGAACAACTTTCTGAAGAAGAAATTAAAGTTATTGTACAGCAGACCATCCAGGAAACCGGTGCTTCTTCGAAAGCCGAGATGGGGAAAGTAATGACGGCCTTAATGCCTAAGGTAAAAGGTCGTGCTGACGGTAAGCTCGTGAACCAGGCGGTTCAGCAATTTCTGCAATAA
- a CDS encoding NfeD family protein, translated as MHREHHHSSRKLVFLTLWIMISVLLLPLVHSGSAAAQTKGGAVFVIPVDQEIEQGLGKFMERGFAEAVDSKAGLILLDINTPGGRVDTAEKLGKLIKDSPIPTVAYIKGEAASAGSYIALSANKIAMKPGSIIGAAALVDGRGNAITDPKTIAWWKSSMASAAEAGGRNPDIARGMVDSKSTVSIPELNFNKENGQIISLTSEEALKLGYADHIASSEQEVIQWMGYSTDDVIHVERTWAEKAAEILTNPIVQTLLLFVGIAGVVIELLVPGFGVPGVLGVLGFGLYFFGNYIAGFAGSETWLLFIIGLALLILEMFIPSFGILGILGSISLVAGVVRAAYNMQHAFISLGIAFAAAVAVVAIIAVVFKDRGIWNRFILQERLTADQGFSSVVNRETLLGQRGVSLTPLRPAGTVLIADERVDVVTNGEFIAPDMPIIVSKVEGGRIVVKADASV; from the coding sequence ATGCATAGAGAGCATCACCACTCCAGCCGCAAATTGGTCTTTTTAACGTTGTGGATTATGATATCCGTTCTGTTGTTACCCTTAGTTCATTCTGGATCAGCGGCGGCTCAAACAAAGGGTGGAGCTGTGTTTGTTATACCAGTTGATCAGGAAATTGAACAGGGTCTGGGCAAATTTATGGAGCGTGGATTTGCAGAAGCGGTTGATTCCAAAGCAGGTCTGATTTTACTGGATATTAACACTCCCGGCGGACGGGTAGATACAGCGGAGAAGCTGGGCAAACTGATTAAAGACAGTCCCATTCCGACCGTAGCCTATATAAAGGGCGAAGCGGCCTCAGCGGGTAGCTATATTGCGTTGAGTGCTAACAAGATTGCTATGAAACCGGGGAGTATTATTGGAGCAGCAGCGTTAGTAGACGGCAGAGGGAATGCTATTACAGACCCAAAAACGATAGCTTGGTGGAAGAGCAGCATGGCATCTGCCGCAGAAGCTGGCGGGCGCAATCCCGATATTGCTAGAGGCATGGTCGACTCCAAATCGACTGTATCTATCCCGGAGCTGAACTTTAATAAGGAAAATGGCCAGATCATTTCTTTAACCAGTGAGGAAGCGCTGAAATTGGGGTACGCGGATCACATCGCGTCTTCGGAACAAGAAGTTATCCAGTGGATGGGCTACAGTACAGATGATGTAATCCATGTGGAGCGCACATGGGCTGAAAAAGCAGCCGAGATATTGACCAACCCGATCGTGCAGACATTGCTTTTATTTGTTGGTATCGCGGGTGTAGTTATTGAACTGCTTGTACCTGGCTTTGGTGTACCGGGAGTTTTAGGTGTACTTGGATTTGGTTTGTATTTCTTTGGTAATTATATCGCTGGCTTTGCAGGTTCGGAGACGTGGCTGTTGTTCATTATCGGTCTGGCACTGCTTATACTTGAAATGTTTATTCCAAGCTTTGGTATTCTGGGTATTTTGGGTTCCATCAGCCTTGTCGCGGGTGTAGTCCGTGCTGCATACAACATGCAGCATGCGTTTATATCTTTGGGGATTGCTTTTGCAGCGGCTGTTGCTGTGGTGGCGATCATCGCGGTTGTCTTTAAGGACCGAGGGATATGGAACCGTTTTATACTTCAGGAACGTTTAACGGCTGACCAAGGGTTTTCTTCGGTTGTGAATCGGGAAACGTTATTAGGTCAGAGGGGTGTCAGTCTGACCCCATTACGTCCAGCTGGAACGGTGCTAATCGCTGACGAGCGAGTGGATGTCGTAACGAATGGGGAGTTTATCGCCCCGGATATGCCGATTATCGTATCCAAAGTAGAAGGCGGGCGAATTGTAGTCAAGGCAGACGCGAGCGTCTAG
- the floA gene encoding flotillin-like protein FloA (flotillin-like protein involved in membrane lipid rafts), with protein MFESGIVSILLIAVVVIIVLSVFFSFFPVMLWISALASGVRIGIITLVAMRLRRVTPSRIVNPLIKATKAGLGLNINQLESHFLAGGNVDRVINALIAAQRANIPLEFERAAAIDLAGRDVLQAVQMSVNPRVIETPIVAAVAKDGIEVKVKARVTVRANIDRLVGGAGEETIIARVGEGIVTTVGSSNSHKDVLENPDSISRTVLSKGLDAGTAFEILSIDIADVDVGKNIGAFLQTEQAEADKRIAQAKAEERRAMAVAQEQEMKARVVEMRARVVESESEVPLAMAEALRSGKLGVMDYMNLKNIEADTQMRSSLGKPNENSGNDNKNRD; from the coding sequence GTGTTCGAATCGGGTATTGTCAGTATTTTGCTGATTGCCGTAGTAGTGATTATTGTATTGAGTGTGTTTTTTAGTTTCTTCCCGGTGATGCTGTGGATTTCGGCGTTGGCTTCGGGTGTGCGGATCGGTATCATTACGCTAGTAGCTATGCGGTTGCGGCGCGTCACGCCAAGCCGAATTGTCAATCCCCTCATTAAGGCTACCAAAGCTGGTCTGGGCTTGAATATCAATCAGCTGGAAAGTCATTTTCTCGCAGGGGGGAATGTAGACCGAGTGATCAATGCGTTGATTGCCGCGCAGCGCGCTAACATTCCGCTTGAATTTGAACGTGCGGCTGCGATTGATCTTGCGGGACGTGATGTTCTGCAGGCGGTCCAAATGAGCGTTAATCCGCGTGTTATTGAGACGCCTATTGTTGCTGCAGTCGCCAAGGATGGTATCGAAGTGAAGGTTAAAGCTCGTGTTACGGTGCGTGCCAACATTGATCGACTCGTCGGCGGTGCAGGAGAAGAAACGATTATTGCTCGGGTTGGTGAAGGTATCGTAACAACGGTTGGTTCCAGTAACTCGCATAAAGACGTGCTGGAAAATCCAGATTCCATTTCGAGAACCGTATTGTCCAAAGGTTTGGATGCAGGGACAGCATTTGAGATTCTGTCGATTGATATTGCAGATGTTGATGTAGGTAAAAATATCGGTGCCTTCCTGCAAACAGAGCAGGCGGAAGCAGACAAACGTATTGCGCAGGCAAAAGCCGAAGAACGGCGTGCGATGGCTGTAGCGCAAGAACAGGAAATGAAGGCACGTGTTGTAGAAATGAGAGCGCGCGTGGTGGAATCTGAATCCGAAGTGCCTCTGGCAATGGCTGAAGCGCTGCGTAGCGGTAAACTTGGCGTCATGGACTATATGAATTTAAAAAATATTGAGGCAGATACGCAAATGCGTAGTTCCTTAGGCAAACCGAATGAGAACTCGGGGAATGATAACAAGAACCGGGATTAA
- a CDS encoding amino acid permease: MGNSLFRKKNIDQLIAATRGEKALKRELGAFDLTMLGIGAIIGTGIFVLTGTGAVTAGPGLVMSFVIAGLACLFAALAYAEFASTVPVSGSVYTFTYATMGELLAFIIGWDLILEYMLAASAVSAGWSGYFVSFLKGIGLYIPVEFTAAPGALKDQTTYFNLPAFLILMAITFLLYFGIKESKRINNIMVIVKIVVVLLFIIVAIKYVKPDNWTPFMPFGFSGVFGAAALVFFAFIGFDAVSSAAEETKNPARDLPRGIIFSLAICTLLYVIVSAIMTGIVPFMQFEGISHPVSLVLQVAGQNWVAGIVDIGAILGMTTVMLVMLYGQTRIMFAMSRDGLVPKVLSKVHSKYKTPYINTLFFGTLSALMGGLIPLDELASLVNIGTLSAFILISVAVIVMRKTQPDLPRAFRCPGVPFIPILAIISCGVLILNLNGQTFIRFIIWLVIGMVIYFLYSRKNSLLNQDSEN, translated from the coding sequence ATGGGGAATAGCTTGTTCAGAAAGAAGAACATTGATCAACTGATCGCTGCTACACGTGGGGAAAAAGCACTTAAAAGGGAATTGGGTGCGTTTGATTTAACAATGCTTGGGATTGGAGCCATTATCGGAACGGGAATTTTTGTTTTGACAGGTACGGGAGCAGTTACGGCTGGTCCGGGTTTGGTAATGTCTTTTGTGATTGCGGGGCTCGCTTGTTTGTTCGCAGCATTGGCTTATGCTGAGTTTGCTTCCACCGTTCCAGTATCCGGTTCTGTTTACACTTTTACATATGCTACGATGGGAGAGTTATTGGCTTTTATTATCGGATGGGATTTAATTTTGGAATATATGTTGGCTGCCAGCGCTGTTTCAGCAGGTTGGTCGGGTTATTTTGTATCCTTTTTGAAAGGAATTGGTCTTTATATCCCAGTTGAATTCACTGCTGCGCCAGGAGCTTTAAAAGACCAAACTACTTATTTTAACCTTCCAGCTTTTTTAATTTTGATGGCTATCACATTCTTGCTTTATTTTGGAATAAAAGAATCCAAACGAATTAACAACATCATGGTTATTGTAAAAATTGTTGTCGTTTTATTGTTTATTATTGTTGCTATTAAATATGTGAAGCCAGACAACTGGACACCATTTATGCCGTTTGGGTTCAGTGGGGTGTTTGGAGCCGCAGCCCTTGTGTTTTTTGCTTTCATTGGCTTTGATGCTGTTTCATCAGCTGCTGAAGAAACCAAAAATCCAGCTCGTGATTTACCACGTGGCATTATTTTCTCGCTTGCTATTTGTACGCTTTTGTATGTGATCGTTAGCGCGATTATGACAGGTATTGTGCCGTTTATGCAATTTGAAGGTATCTCCCATCCGGTGTCATTAGTTTTGCAGGTTGCCGGTCAGAATTGGGTGGCGGGTATTGTGGATATCGGAGCCATCTTGGGGATGACAACGGTCATGCTGGTAATGTTATATGGTCAAACCCGTATTATGTTTGCGATGTCACGTGATGGCTTAGTGCCTAAAGTATTGTCAAAGGTTCATTCCAAATATAAAACACCCTATATTAACACGTTGTTTTTTGGTACTTTATCTGCATTAATGGGTGGGTTGATCCCGCTGGATGAGTTAGCAAGCTTGGTGAACATTGGAACCTTATCAGCATTTATTCTGATTTCAGTCGCTGTCATAGTGATGAGAAAAACACAACCTGATTTGCCAAGAGCCTTCCGATGTCCTGGGGTTCCATTTATTCCTATTCTGGCTATCATTTCATGTGGGGTGCTTATTCTTAATCTGAATGGTCAAACGTTTATTCGTTTTATCATTTGGCTTGTTATTGGTATGGTTATTTACTTTTTATACTCCCGAAAAAACTCTCTTTTGAATCAGGATTCCGAAAACTAA